The following coding sequences are from one Triticum aestivum cultivar Chinese Spring chromosome 5A, IWGSC CS RefSeq v2.1, whole genome shotgun sequence window:
- the LOC123108250 gene encoding NDR1/HIN1-like protein 1 translates to MSKDRHEHHLRRCCGGLAACLLFLVVAVAVTALVVYLVLRPAKPSFYLQDLQLRSVSLGDPSLSATAQVTLASRNPNDRVGVLYRRLDVFVTYRDEPVTVPVSLPPAYQGHRDVTIWSPVLSGESVPVAGFVADAMKQDIAAGYVALQVKVDGRVRWKVGSWVSGSYHLFVSCPAVLAAGPGGMPTGGAGLNGTASRAVASLKFTQPTGCTVGT, encoded by the coding sequence ATGAGCAAGGACCGGCACGAGCACCACCTGCGGCGCTGCTGCGGCGGCCTCGCGGCGTGCCTCCTGTTCctggtcgtcgccgtcgccgtcaccgcgcTCGTCGTCTACCTCGTGCTCCGCCCCGCCAAGCCCTCCTTCTACCTGCAGGACCTGCAGCTCCGCTCCGTCAGCCTCGGGGACCCGTCCCTGTCCGCCACCGCGCAGGTCACGCTCGCCTCCCGCAACCCCAACGACCGCGTCGGCGTCCTCTACCGGCGCCTCGACGTCTTCGTCACCTACCGCGACGAGCCCGTGACGGTGCCGGTTTCGCTGCCGCCCGCGTACCAGGGCCACCGGGACGTCACCATCTGGTCCCCCGTGCTGTCCGGGGAGTCCGTGCCCGTGGCCGGGTTCGTCGCCGACGCCATGAAGCAGGACATCGCCGCCGGGTACGTGGCACTGCAGGTCAAGGTCGACGGCCGCGTCCGGTGGAAGGTCGGCAGCTGGGTCTCCGGCAGTTACCACCTCTTCGTCAGCTGTCCCGCCGTGCTCGCCGCCGGCCCTGGTGGCATGCCGACCGGGGGCGCTGGCCTCAACGGTACAGCCAGCCGCGCCGTCGCGTCGCTCAAGTTCACGCAGCCGACAGGGTGCACCGTCGGCACATGA